A stretch of DNA from Rhizobium sp. EC-SD404:
CCATGATGACGCTGAGCAGCGGCAGGCCGAGGCCAATGGCGACGCCCACGGCACCGATGGCCGCAAGCGCGGCGATCAACGAAGACCACCGGATCGTGACACCGACCTCGGACCGCATGGCATTGCTCCGCATGGATTTCAGATGATGTCGCGCACGAAGGTGCCGTGCTTCACGTAGTAGAAGGGGACCGGTTGTCCATAGGGCAGTTCCGTTTCGGAGCCGAGCACGTTCTGAAGATCGTCGATGATCGTGCGGGTGATGCGCGGCAACTGCATCTGGTCGACGTCGGCAAAGCCGATCCAGGTCAGGTCCTGCAGTTCCTCGCTGTCGGAAACGTCTTTCGGGTCGGCGCCGATCTCATCCAGAAAACAGGCAAAAAAGCGCGTGTCGAACCGCCGGCTCTGACGGGGTGGCGTGATCGCCCGCGCCACGTAGCGGAGCGCGGAGAGGTCCGGTGCAAGTCCGCGTTCGGAAAAGCCGGTCCAGTCGGAATGGAGCCCGACCTTGCCGTCGCCGGCGATGACGAGACCTGCCTCCTCAAACGTCTCGCGGATGGCGGCGACGGCGAGCGCCTGCGCCCGCGCCGTGGTCATCGTGCGATCGGTCCGCGCCATGAGGCGTTGGATCACGGGCTCTTTGAGGGGCTTTGCGACGCCGACGCGAGAGTCGGCCCGATCGCGACGCCCTCCGGGAAACACGTAGAAATTCGGCATGAACGTATGGGCGCGAGCACGCTTGCCGACGAGGAATCGAATGTCAGGCCCGGCACGGTCGAGGAGGATGATCGAAGCGGCATCCTTCGGCCTCAGCAGGGGATGCTCGTTCGAGGTGATATAGCGTGTGCCAACTCGGGGCGCCTGGTCGCGCGCCATGCCAGTCATGTTCCGTCAGGTCCGGCTCTCATCGGGCACCTCGTCCAGCGGATCGTCCTCGCCGCCGAAGCCATGCATACGCAAGGCCCATTGCAGACCGATGACGCCACCTTTCAGCGGCTGCATGCTCGCCACCGTCAGGATCAGTGTCACCGGGATCCAGAACGCAAGCGCCTGCCACGACGTCCAGTCAACGACGCGTTCCCCGAACATGTAGCCGGCAACCACAACGTGGCCGACGATGAAGATAGCGAGATAGGGCGGCAGGTCGTCGGAGCGGTGGTGATGCATCGCTTCGCCGCACGAAGCGCAGTGATCGACAGGCTTCAGGAACGCGCGGAACAGCTTTCCTTCGCCGCAGGCCGGACAGCGGGACTTCAAGCCACGCATGATCGACCCTCCAAGCGCGCGAGGAGCACCATCATGCCGGTCGTCTGCCGCGTGCGATTGTCCGAAAGTCTGCATGATCGACGGTCTCTGTTCTGAACCCGGGCGCTGATGGACCATATAGGCGCGAACGGTGCCGATGTCGCCCCTCTCAGCTTTTTCGGCGCGCTATTGTCTCAGCGACGGCCGCGTGGCGGCCTTGTACCGGGCTTTTTAGACGCGCCACGCCGTTTTTCACCGTGCTTTGCCTTGTGGAACGACCTTGCACCCGCAGGCATCTTGCGCGGCTCGCTGACGATCTCGAAACGCAGGGCGCCGGCAAGCGGAAGCGCCTCGACCAGCTTCACGTCCACCGTGTCACCAAGCCGGAAGCCTTCACCGCTTTCACGACCCGTCATCGACTGATGGGCCTCATCATAGATGAAATAGTCATAGCCGAGCGTCGATACCGGCACGAAGCCATCTGCCCCGAACTGCGGCAG
This window harbors:
- a CDS encoding NUDIX hydrolase: MARDQAPRVGTRYITSNEHPLLRPKDAASIILLDRAGPDIRFLVGKRARAHTFMPNFYVFPGGRRDRADSRVGVAKPLKEPVIQRLMARTDRTMTTARAQALAVAAIRETFEEAGLVIAGDGKVGLHSDWTGFSERGLAPDLSALRYVARAITPPRQSRRFDTRFFACFLDEIGADPKDVSDSEELQDLTWIGFADVDQMQLPRITRTIIDDLQNVLGSETELPYGQPVPFYYVKHGTFVRDII
- a CDS encoding DUF983 domain-containing protein, which encodes MQTFGQSHAADDRHDGAPRALGGSIMRGLKSRCPACGEGKLFRAFLKPVDHCASCGEAMHHHRSDDLPPYLAIFIVGHVVVAGYMFGERVVDWTSWQALAFWIPVTLILTVASMQPLKGGVIGLQWALRMHGFGGEDDPLDEVPDESRT